The following proteins are co-located in the Flammeovirga kamogawensis genome:
- a CDS encoding response regulator, with amino-acid sequence MNKIKVLLVDDHLMFLEGLQSLFANENNIEVVGTASNVGMALTILKDKQTDIIITDLSMPDVDGSSLIDTVKSKYPYIHTLVLSMHNEANVISKIVKQEVNGYLLKNAEKEELLTAVSTIVNGENYFSKEVKDIISESTFSRKYNPMPELSKREKEVLHLIGDEYTTKEIADKLFISQNTVETHRKNMFSKLSVKNVAGLIRIAIKNNLLES; translated from the coding sequence ATGAATAAAATTAAAGTATTGCTCGTCGATGATCATCTTATGTTTTTGGAGGGATTACAATCTCTGTTTGCTAACGAAAATAATATTGAAGTTGTAGGTACTGCCTCTAATGTAGGAATGGCTTTAACTATTTTAAAAGACAAACAAACAGATATTATTATTACAGACCTGAGTATGCCAGATGTAGATGGAAGTAGTCTTATAGATACTGTAAAAAGCAAATATCCATATATACATACATTAGTTTTAAGTATGCATAATGAAGCAAATGTTATTTCGAAGATAGTAAAACAAGAAGTAAATGGATATCTCTTAAAAAATGCAGAAAAAGAAGAATTACTTACTGCTGTAAGCACAATAGTAAATGGAGAAAATTATTTTTCTAAAGAAGTAAAAGATATAATATCGGAAAGTACTTTTAGTAGAAAATACAACCCAATGCCCGAACTAAGTAAACGCGAGAAAGAAGTACTCCATTTAATTGGTGATGAATATACAACAAAGGAAATTGCTGATAAACTGTTCATAAGTCAGAACACTGTTGAGACACATAGGAAAAATATGTTTTCTAAATTAAGTGTCAAAAATGTAGCAGGATTAATTCGTATAGCAATTAAAAACAACTTATTAGAATCCTAG